The following are encoded together in the Anopheles nili chromosome 3, idAnoNiliSN_F5_01, whole genome shotgun sequence genome:
- the LOC128723215 gene encoding class E basic helix-loop-helix protein 22 — protein sequence MDPPHNPFNFHLGPPASHAVHGHHPEPTPSPPQSVPGRRTPLGTVGLGGFYAQPHASSSTHTDENRPSGSAESPPPHLHTSVTAGVSGKQKNRQGKSVRLNINARERRRMHDLNDALDELRSVIPYAHSPSVRKLSKIATLLLAKNYILMQANALDELRRLLAYIQSAAGASIPTVDLRTMPSALKLQQLLQAPHQDLALQPTAGASSSAAGQPPPPPPPAPSQNP from the exons ATGGATCCACCACACAACCCGTTCAACTTTCACCTTGGTCCACCGGCTTCCCATGCCGTTCACGGCCACCATCCGGAGCCAACGCCTAGTCCTCCACAAAGTGTTCCCGGTCGCCGAACGCCATTAGGCACCGTAGGTCTGGGTGGATTCTACGCACAACCACACGCGTCATCTTCCACCCATACGGACGAGAACCGTCCATCGGGCAGTGCCGAAAG CCCACCACCGCACCTGCACACCTCCGTTACGGCGGGAGTCAGTGGAAAGCAGAAAAATCGACAGGGAAAATCTGTACGCCTAAACATCAACGCTCGCGAGCGGCGAAGAATGCACGATTTAAACGATGCCCTGGATGAGCTGCGTAGCGTCATTCCGTACGCACACTCACCTTCGGTGCGAAAACTGTCCAAGATCGccacgctgctgctggcgaaGAACTACATCCTTATGCAGGCTAATGCTTTGGATGAGCTAAGAAG ACTGCTAGCGTACATACAAAGTGCTGCCGGAGCCAGCATTCCAACGGTGGACTTACGCACGATGCCTTCGGCCCTTAAGCTTCAGCAACTGCTGCAAGCTCCCCATCAGGACCTGGCGCTTCAGCCAACTGCTGGCGCGTCCTCAAGTGCAGCCGGTcaaccacctccaccaccaccgcctgcACCTAGTCAGAACCCGTAA